The proteins below come from a single Mucilaginibacter mali genomic window:
- a CDS encoding glycosyltransferase family 2 protein, translated as MDVSIIIPAYNRLWSLPKAVNSCRDTALQAEIIVIDDGSTDSTWDWLQQQKDVISIRQDNAGKDWAVNKGFAIARGKYVRFLDSDDWLLPGSTKQLFDQAETYDLDIVCAGYQLYSEDEQMIGETPWTICDDFLAQQLGECDSSHYSAYLFKRDFIAHIPHRQEYGALDDRKFIIETAIHQPKTGYINTPALAHRTHSNLRLQQPSKLQAAANHLAFYKIFKTSFDILAAKGQLTQRHKNAACNNLWHLAHWVAKTDIKTGREIHDWVYELNPDYRPVNNLTIARLYKSLGFTRAEKLLRLLRRP; from the coding sequence ATGGATGTAAGCATCATCATACCGGCATATAACCGTTTGTGGAGCTTGCCCAAAGCAGTAAACTCTTGCCGGGATACAGCGCTGCAAGCAGAAATTATTGTTATTGATGATGGCAGCACCGACAGTACATGGGACTGGTTACAACAGCAAAAAGATGTGATCAGCATACGCCAGGACAACGCGGGTAAAGACTGGGCTGTTAACAAAGGTTTCGCTATAGCCAGAGGCAAATACGTACGGTTTTTAGATTCGGACGATTGGCTGCTGCCCGGATCAACCAAACAGTTGTTTGACCAGGCCGAAACTTACGATTTGGATATTGTATGCGCCGGTTACCAATTGTATAGTGAAGATGAGCAAATGATCGGCGAAACCCCGTGGACCATCTGCGACGATTTCCTGGCCCAGCAATTGGGCGAGTGCGATTCATCGCATTATAGCGCCTACCTGTTTAAAAGGGATTTTATTGCCCACATTCCGCACCGGCAGGAATACGGCGCTTTAGACGACCGTAAATTTATCATAGAAACAGCCATACATCAGCCTAAAACGGGGTATATTAATACACCTGCTTTGGCGCATCGTACCCATAGCAATTTAAGGCTACAGCAACCTTCAAAATTGCAGGCTGCCGCCAACCATTTAGCTTTTTACAAGATATTTAAAACAAGCTTTGATATACTGGCGGCTAAGGGACAACTTACACAAAGGCACAAAAACGCCGCGTGTAATAATTTATGGCATCTGGCACATTGGGTAGCTAAAACAGATATTAAAACCGGACGTGAAATTCATGACTGGGTATACGAGTTGAACCCGGACTATAGGCCAGTCAACAACCTAACTATAGCGCGACTATACAAAAGTTTGGGCTTTACCCGTGCCGAAAAGTTATTACGCTTGTTGCGCCGCCCGTAA
- a CDS encoding glycosyltransferase: MISVIICSRTKSLDAALSQNIADTIGVEYEVILIDNSENQYNIFQAYNRGVQQSKYNTLCFMHDDISYHTPNWGNAVVGHFADDQIDAIGIAGTPYCTFMPGPWWGNGIIYRHILQINGDGSNAQLQSNGQTDVKRQAVILDGVWFCIRKSMFGQISFDDATFKGFHFYDADICMQIHQAGGNLWCINDVLISHHSMGNVNRDWIDSALIFHKKWEKHLPATCLKLSTAETGRLEYKTLNSFILACAANGYTNRQIYSIAIKYLLSFKKGYLFLKTPGYFVKFLYKYLFKKGAPFYA; encoded by the coding sequence GTGATATCGGTTATTATCTGTTCGCGAACAAAAAGTTTAGATGCGGCATTATCGCAAAATATTGCGGATACCATCGGTGTTGAATATGAAGTTATCCTTATCGATAACTCGGAAAATCAATACAACATTTTCCAGGCATATAACCGGGGCGTGCAACAAAGTAAATACAACACGCTTTGCTTTATGCACGATGACATCTCCTATCATACCCCAAACTGGGGCAATGCCGTTGTTGGTCATTTTGCCGACGATCAAATTGACGCGATCGGCATAGCCGGCACGCCCTATTGTACCTTTATGCCCGGCCCCTGGTGGGGAAATGGCATTATTTACCGGCACATTTTGCAGATCAACGGGGATGGGTCAAATGCTCAATTACAATCAAACGGGCAAACGGATGTAAAGCGACAGGCTGTAATACTGGATGGTGTTTGGTTTTGCATCAGAAAATCCATGTTCGGGCAAATTAGTTTTGATGATGCTACATTTAAAGGCTTCCATTTTTACGATGCGGATATCTGTATGCAGATACACCAGGCAGGCGGGAATTTGTGGTGCATTAACGATGTGCTGATCAGCCACCATTCTATGGGTAATGTAAACCGCGACTGGATAGATAGCGCGCTGATATTTCACAAAAAATGGGAGAAGCATTTACCTGCTACCTGCTTAAAACTAAGCACCGCCGAAACCGGCCGCTTGGAATACAAAACATTAAACAGCTTTATATTGGCTTGTGCCGCCAATGGCTACACTAACAGGCAGATATACAGTATAGCGATAAAGTATTTGCTAAGCTTTAAAAAGGGGTACCTGTTTTTAAAAACGCCGGGATATTTTGTAAAGTTCCTTTATAAATACTTGTTTAAAAAAGGCGCGCCGTTTTACGCGTAG
- a CDS encoding glycosyltransferase family 2 protein — MAKPIEIDIIILSYAKDESLKDLTNQTIQTVLASENPDEIHFNVVVIESNKGLFPYQFPNSTTIYPKEKFGFHKYLNIGIGQTNSPYVCLCNNDLVFHKGWASAMLKAMDEDANLLSAHPYQPGYIKNKNHTGEDCELDSFYGVLFGWCIFVKRELFNITGPLDEQLTFWYSDYDYIKTLQKHQIITRLIPGSIVDHLGSRSWVTMDKKEHQKLTQIPRLYFSYKWHHRSYIRYRIELTYYKLKMLLGL; from the coding sequence ATGGCAAAGCCAATTGAAATAGATATCATTATCCTCAGCTACGCTAAGGATGAGAGTTTAAAGGACCTGACCAACCAAACTATCCAAACAGTTTTAGCGTCTGAAAATCCGGATGAGATACATTTCAATGTCGTGGTAATCGAATCGAACAAAGGTCTATTCCCTTATCAGTTCCCAAATTCAACTACGATTTATCCAAAGGAAAAATTTGGTTTTCATAAATACCTCAACATCGGCATCGGGCAAACAAACAGCCCTTATGTATGCCTTTGCAATAACGATCTGGTTTTTCACAAAGGCTGGGCAAGCGCTATGCTAAAAGCAATGGATGAAGATGCTAACCTGCTCAGCGCGCACCCCTACCAGCCGGGTTATATAAAGAATAAAAACCACACCGGCGAGGACTGCGAACTGGATAGCTTTTACGGTGTGCTGTTCGGTTGGTGCATATTTGTAAAGCGGGAGTTGTTTAATATCACAGGGCCCCTCGACGAGCAGCTTACCTTTTGGTATTCGGACTATGATTACATTAAAACCCTGCAAAAGCATCAGATCATAACCAGGTTGATCCCGGGGTCAATAGTCGATCATTTGGGCAGCCGGTCGTGGGTTACCATGGATAAAAAAGAGCATCAAAAGCTTACACAGATACCGCGGTTGTACTTTAGTTATAAATGGCACCATCGTTCATATATTCGCTATCGTATCGAACTGACTTATTATAAACTTAAAATGCTTTTAGGCCTTTAG
- a CDS encoding glycosyltransferase family protein encodes MEYKLIILVMCSSSAKYRRLEKAIKQTWASIGQPGIKVIFYTDNQRKLFKNKSALMRGNDLTLPCKDGYFECIEKTLQAFEYVSANYQFQYIFRTNLGSYISLKNILHFLEGMPKEQFYAGIIGDGEYQSKPYRFASGSGYFLSADLVKLVVDNRDEVPKDTIDDVALGVFMNHHHIPISDKAIRLSYTDDEKIYQTGDKTVEHIFDNLIYHVRLRSANRSLDIKRMQALHNLKF; translated from the coding sequence ATGGAATACAAGCTTATTATTTTAGTGATGTGTTCCAGTTCGGCCAAATATCGCAGGTTGGAAAAGGCCATTAAGCAAACATGGGCAAGTATAGGGCAGCCGGGTATCAAGGTTATTTTTTATACCGATAACCAACGGAAGCTTTTTAAAAACAAAAGCGCCCTGATGCGTGGCAACGATCTAACACTCCCCTGCAAAGATGGCTATTTTGAATGCATCGAGAAAACGTTGCAAGCCTTTGAATACGTATCGGCCAACTATCAATTTCAATACATCTTCCGCACCAATCTTGGTTCATACATCAGTCTTAAAAATATTCTTCATTTTTTGGAGGGGATGCCAAAAGAACAATTCTATGCCGGTATAATTGGTGATGGGGAGTATCAGAGCAAACCATATCGCTTTGCTTCCGGTTCCGGCTATTTTTTATCAGCCGATTTAGTAAAACTGGTAGTTGATAACAGGGATGAGGTGCCAAAGGACACGATAGACGATGTAGCTTTAGGCGTATTCATGAACCATCACCACATCCCGATAAGCGACAAAGCCATACGATTGAGTTATACCGATGATGAAAAAATATACCAAACCGGAGATAAAACGGTGGAGCATATTTTCGATAATTTGATCTATCATGTGCGACTAAGGTCGGCAAATAGAAGTTTGGATATCAAACGGATGCAGGCATTACATAATTTAAAATTTTAA
- a CDS encoding glycosyltransferase, protein MNKPLNIFYEEPDPDRWLPFDRYPRKLIRRVVRGKTRPGGVMMVALNLMQGLDKLRVPYRFNDYRHIKKHPEETACIIGKPHVLFEHEWKNPIVFGAGVFPHPSLQPDLLERFPNIKKILVPGPWMKEMFEPFYGDIVAGWPTGIDTDKWSPVSPVVEKKCDFLIYDKIFWERDKYVPELLEPVIATLEAGKLSYQILRYGYYNPPDLKNALDQCKAAIFLSASETQGFAYQQMLSANVPVLAWDRGGYWQDPSYYPVIKFGPVSSVPYWDERCGLKFDGINNFETQLGAFVEGIANNKFSPRHYILENLTLEKCAGEYLRIVARVEQS, encoded by the coding sequence TTGAATAAACCACTAAACATATTTTACGAAGAGCCCGATCCCGACCGCTGGTTACCCTTCGACAGGTATCCACGCAAACTGATCCGCCGTGTAGTACGGGGCAAAACCAGGCCCGGTGGCGTAATGATGGTGGCACTTAACCTGATGCAGGGTTTAGATAAATTGAGGGTCCCCTATCGCTTTAACGATTATCGCCATATTAAAAAGCATCCCGAAGAAACGGCATGTATTATCGGCAAACCGCATGTACTGTTTGAACATGAGTGGAAAAACCCGATAGTTTTTGGGGCGGGCGTATTCCCTCACCCCTCGCTTCAGCCTGATCTGTTAGAGCGTTTCCCGAACATCAAAAAAATACTGGTACCCGGGCCATGGATGAAGGAAATGTTTGAGCCGTTTTATGGCGATATAGTTGCCGGCTGGCCAACTGGCATCGATACAGATAAATGGTCGCCGGTAAGTCCTGTTGTCGAAAAAAAGTGCGATTTTCTGATCTACGATAAGATATTTTGGGAAAGGGATAAATATGTGCCGGAGCTTTTAGAACCGGTTATAGCGACATTAGAGGCAGGTAAGCTTAGTTATCAAATATTACGTTACGGTTATTACAATCCCCCTGATCTTAAAAACGCGCTCGACCAATGTAAGGCCGCCATCTTTTTATCAGCAAGCGAAACACAAGGCTTTGCTTATCAGCAAATGCTGTCGGCTAATGTGCCGGTGCTGGCCTGGGACCGTGGCGGTTATTGGCAGGATCCATCCTACTACCCGGTCATTAAATTTGGGCCGGTGAGTTCGGTACCCTACTGGGACGAACGCTGCGGGCTAAAGTTTGACGGCATAAATAATTTCGAAACGCAACTTGGCGCTTTTGTAGAAGGCATTGCCAATAATAAGTTTAGTCCGCGCCATTATATACTTGAAAATCTTACGCTTGAGAAATGTGCTGGTGAATACCTCCGTATTGTTGCGAGAGTTGAACAAAGCTAA
- a CDS encoding glycosyltransferase family 4 protein yields the protein MKILLIMDPGISVPPKFYGGHERLVYLFAEEYTRMGHEVTLLAGPDSYCSGRTVTFGINSLQRPKTQKWRETFFAWKYLLKNHRAFDVVHNFGRLVYLLPVLNAKVAKIMTYGRRVSARNIRYINRLPSKNMVFTACSNYCVSTGNVAGRWETVYNTINFNDYQLVQEVPGDAPLMFLGRLDKIKGVHLAIQAAKASGQQLIIAGNVSHTADNYQYYKTEIEPHIDGERVKYVGELNDTDKNTYLGKAKALLFPIQWDEPFGMVMIEAMACGTPVIAFNRGSVPEVITDNVNGFIVNDVQEMTAAISKISGIDRNKCRASAYDRFNLPLIAKNYLNLVNEPKT from the coding sequence GTGAAGATACTACTCATTATGGATCCGGGTATATCGGTACCCCCTAAATTTTATGGCGGGCACGAGCGGTTGGTTTATCTCTTTGCTGAAGAGTATACACGAATGGGCCATGAAGTAACGTTGCTTGCCGGGCCCGATTCGTATTGCAGTGGGCGCACGGTAACATTTGGCATTAATTCGCTTCAGCGCCCGAAAACACAAAAATGGAGGGAAACATTCTTTGCATGGAAATATCTGCTTAAAAACCACCGCGCTTTTGATGTGGTCCATAACTTTGGCCGGCTGGTTTATTTATTACCGGTATTAAATGCCAAAGTTGCGAAGATCATGACCTATGGCCGCCGGGTTTCCGCCCGCAATATCCGCTACATCAATAGGTTACCCAGCAAAAACATGGTGTTTACAGCCTGTAGCAACTATTGTGTAAGTACAGGTAATGTAGCGGGCAGATGGGAAACCGTTTATAATACCATCAACTTTAACGATTACCAGCTTGTACAGGAAGTACCCGGCGATGCCCCTTTGATGTTTTTAGGAAGACTGGACAAAATAAAAGGCGTACACTTAGCTATACAAGCCGCTAAAGCAAGCGGACAGCAGTTAATTATAGCCGGCAATGTATCGCACACAGCCGATAATTACCAATATTATAAAACAGAAATTGAGCCCCATATTGATGGCGAGCGCGTAAAATATGTGGGCGAATTGAACGATACCGATAAAAACACCTACCTGGGAAAGGCTAAAGCTCTATTATTTCCTATCCAATGGGACGAACCATTCGGGATGGTAATGATAGAAGCCATGGCTTGCGGCACACCGGTAATAGCCTTTAACCGCGGATCGGTACCTGAGGTGATAACGGATAATGTGAATGGTTTTATTGTGAACGATGTACAGGAAATGACTGCTGCCATCTCCAAAATATCCGGCATCGATAGAAATAAATGCCGCGCATCTGCCTATGATCGTTTTAACCTGCCGCTTATCGCAAAAAATTATCTTAACCTTGTAAATGAGCCTAAAACTTAA
- a CDS encoding glycosyltransferase family protein, with product MKYKVLLVSAGQPSLNPRLVKEADTLADNGYDVTVIYAYWNAWGTQLDDDLIPSKKWTALRAGGDPIHRPGTYFLSRILFKLANAFTRITGLMSFAPAAISRSSIFLQYEAARHKADIYIGHNLGALPAVVKAAKKYGKPCGFDAEDFHRNEVTDDSRSLDARMKTAIEDKYIPQLNYLSVSSPLIGNVYQQLYPQIKQQVLLNAFPKNRFIKADETSTGILKLFWFSQTVGPNRGIEQIINALQYLKDNAFELHLLGDADATIRDAFTSRIHGAKSIVHFYPPIPPDDIFKFASQFDIGIASENHTPLNRDICLTNKIFTYVQAGLPVLASNTTAQLHFMQQYAVAGKTYNSNGIGSIAEALSYYQNNPEALIKDKRHNYVLGQSELNWDTEEQQFLSLVNQTI from the coding sequence TTGAAGTATAAAGTATTACTTGTTAGTGCCGGGCAACCATCATTAAACCCTCGCCTGGTTAAGGAGGCAGATACCCTTGCAGATAATGGTTATGATGTTACTGTTATTTACGCCTATTGGAATGCCTGGGGTACACAATTGGACGATGACCTGATCCCATCAAAAAAATGGACGGCCCTTCGCGCCGGCGGCGACCCGATACATAGGCCAGGAACTTATTTTTTAAGCCGGATCTTGTTTAAGCTGGCAAACGCGTTTACGCGCATAACCGGTTTAATGTCGTTTGCACCGGCAGCGATTTCCCGGAGCAGTATTTTTCTTCAATATGAAGCGGCAAGGCACAAAGCCGATATTTATATTGGTCATAACCTTGGGGCTTTGCCTGCTGTTGTGAAGGCAGCCAAAAAATATGGCAAGCCATGTGGATTCGATGCGGAGGATTTTCACCGGAACGAGGTAACCGATGACAGCAGGAGCTTAGATGCACGAATGAAAACCGCGATAGAAGATAAGTATATCCCGCAATTAAATTATCTCAGTGTAAGCAGTCCGTTGATTGGCAATGTATACCAGCAGCTTTATCCGCAAATTAAGCAACAAGTATTACTGAACGCTTTCCCTAAAAACAGGTTTATCAAAGCGGATGAAACCAGTACCGGGATTTTAAAGCTATTTTGGTTTTCACAAACGGTTGGCCCAAACCGGGGTATAGAACAGATTATCAATGCATTGCAGTACTTAAAGGATAATGCTTTTGAATTGCATTTACTGGGTGATGCCGATGCAACCATCCGCGATGCTTTTACGAGTAGAATACATGGCGCCAAAAGCATCGTGCATTTTTATCCACCCATACCGCCTGATGATATTTTTAAATTCGCTTCGCAATTTGATATCGGGATAGCTTCGGAAAATCACACACCACTTAATCGTGATATTTGCCTCACCAATAAAATATTTACTTATGTGCAAGCTGGGTTACCCGTTCTGGCCAGTAATACCACAGCACAATTGCATTTTATGCAGCAATATGCTGTAGCGGGGAAAACATATAACAGCAATGGGATAGGGTCTATAGCCGAAGCCTTATCATATTATCAAAACAACCCGGAAGCGTTAATAAAGGATAAGCGGCATAATTACGTTTTAGGTCAATCTGAATTGAACTGGGATACAGAAGAGCAGCAATTTTTATCGCTTGTTAATCAAACCATATGA
- a CDS encoding glycosyltransferase produces the protein MDRDIFGRESLMDTPLVSIIIPLYNAEQYIAEAIRSALDQTWPNKEIIIVDDGSTDRSVDIIQKFDNEIIKIYKQRNSGAAAARNFGLKQSVGQYIQFLDADDIISPDKIESQMALIGNSNHYLGLCGTVHFHDGTDHLSYPLEHEWVSAGTDDPADFLIKLYSGKLYGPQYGGMIQPNAWLTPRLLIDKAGLWNPMRSPDDDGEFFCRMVLASKGIRYTRKGINYYRKFTSSNSLSAQKHYDAIKAVWQSNLLKAQHLLSATTDERAKPAIARLFLEYAFSFYPYYKSLYKEAQENAWLLAPNMKFNPYHHGLNKKMAEIIGWKSVKYMQYIKHKFKL, from the coding sequence ATGGATAGAGATATTTTCGGGAGGGAAAGCCTGATGGATACCCCTTTAGTTTCCATAATTATCCCGCTATATAATGCCGAACAGTATATTGCTGAAGCTATACGATCAGCGCTGGATCAAACCTGGCCGAATAAAGAAATCATTATTGTCGACGATGGTTCAACAGACCGGTCAGTTGATATCATTCAAAAATTTGATAATGAAATAATTAAAATATATAAACAGCGTAATTCCGGGGCTGCCGCAGCTCGCAATTTTGGCTTAAAACAATCTGTCGGCCAGTATATCCAGTTCCTTGACGCGGATGATATCATCAGCCCTGATAAAATTGAAAGCCAAATGGCTTTAATAGGCAACAGTAACCATTACCTGGGTTTATGTGGTACCGTGCATTTCCATGATGGTACCGATCATTTATCTTACCCTTTGGAGCATGAATGGGTATCTGCCGGCACTGATGATCCTGCTGATTTCCTGATTAAGCTTTACAGCGGCAAACTCTATGGCCCTCAGTATGGCGGCATGATACAACCAAATGCCTGGCTAACCCCCAGGTTATTGATTGATAAAGCCGGCTTATGGAACCCGATGAGAAGCCCGGACGATGACGGCGAATTTTTTTGCCGGATGGTTTTGGCATCAAAAGGCATCAGGTATACACGTAAGGGCATAAACTATTACCGCAAGTTCACATCCTCTAATAGTTTGAGCGCCCAAAAACATTACGATGCCATCAAAGCGGTATGGCAATCTAACCTGCTAAAGGCCCAACATCTGCTTTCTGCCACAACCGACGAGCGGGCAAAACCAGCCATAGCCCGGCTATTTTTGGAATATGCGTTTAGCTTTTACCCGTATTATAAAAGCCTTTATAAGGAAGCGCAGGAAAATGCCTGGTTGTTAGCACCCAACATGAAGTTTAACCCCTATCATCATGGCTTAAATAAAAAAATGGCAGAAATAATAGGGTGGAAAAGCGTGAAATACATGCAGTATATAAAACATAAGTTTAAATTGTAA
- a CDS encoding glycosyltransferase: MISLSYIIATRNRLPLLKITLERLLNELQPGEEIVVVDGDSTDGAKEYLQQLFNEGHIHQFISEPDNNQAHGWNKAMLMAKGTIIKKIIDDDVYNYTAIRQCKNYMLANPQVDLCISNCLTTNILTPQTITEANRLEQYKKWQNGEVKSFTFSDVSMLIRKSALSYLGLFDTQFSMMDWEYALRCSWLRANIAYYTGYNSLSVGTPGNVTSKTSEARLKREGKIGMRKYEYFGDRADISLYSELKIAVGKVLFHKKYDPYADVNQLKAISDPELKEIYNSLYHHLEAYNQSRSGDFIL; this comes from the coding sequence ATGATCAGCCTGAGTTATATAATAGCCACCCGTAACCGTCTGCCGCTTTTAAAGATCACTTTAGAGCGCTTGCTGAATGAATTGCAGCCCGGCGAAGAGATTGTTGTGGTAGATGGCGATAGTACCGACGGTGCAAAAGAGTACCTGCAGCAATTGTTTAACGAGGGGCACATCCACCAGTTTATTTCGGAACCCGACAACAACCAGGCCCACGGCTGGAACAAAGCCATGTTGATGGCCAAAGGCACTATTATTAAAAAGATAATAGACGACGATGTGTACAATTATACGGCTATTCGCCAGTGCAAAAACTATATGCTGGCTAATCCGCAAGTTGACCTATGCATATCCAACTGCCTTACCACCAATATACTAACACCCCAAACCATTACAGAAGCTAATCGCCTGGAGCAGTATAAAAAATGGCAAAATGGAGAGGTTAAAAGCTTTACATTCAGCGATGTTTCGATGCTTATCCGCAAAAGTGCTTTAAGCTACCTGGGCTTGTTCGATACACAATTTAGCATGATGGATTGGGAATATGCGCTGCGCTGCTCGTGGTTAAGGGCCAATATCGCATACTATACCGGCTATAATTCGCTTTCGGTAGGTACACCAGGTAATGTAACCTCAAAAACCAGCGAAGCAAGGCTAAAGCGCGAGGGCAAAATAGGTATGCGGAAGTACGAATACTTTGGCGACCGGGCCGACATTTCGCTTTACTCTGAACTTAAGATAGCCGTTGGTAAAGTATTGTTCCACAAGAAATATGATCCCTACGCTGATGTCAATCAACTCAAAGCAATTAGCGATCCTGAATTAAAAGAAATATACAACAGTTTGTACCATCATCTTGAAGCTTATAACCAATCGCGCAGCGGTGATTTTATTTTATAA
- a CDS encoding FkbM family methyltransferase, with the protein MSLKLKIGQFISGVIDKLIRLNIKLVSFLPNGRFMVLDLKRAGIYPQTIFDVGANVGQTGLYYSNHFPNATVYCFEPVADTYAEMVKNTQKPQIICIHKALGSTKGEAKIYKSTTYSGIASLNGQGNESFSQVETISVDAGLNICNEYKIDIIDLLKIDVEGFEIEALSGFGTMLTDRVKLIYIEVGFDPADACKTHMSDILNYLHPHGFIVSGIYDSYRLGKGKLKLNHADLLLVNTNLIEV; encoded by the coding sequence ATGAGCCTAAAACTTAAAATAGGCCAGTTTATCTCGGGCGTTATCGATAAACTGATACGCCTGAACATTAAACTGGTTTCATTCCTGCCCAATGGCCGCTTTATGGTGCTCGATTTAAAAAGGGCCGGCATATATCCCCAAACTATTTTTGACGTAGGCGCCAACGTAGGTCAAACCGGGCTATACTATAGCAACCATTTCCCAAATGCTACAGTTTATTGCTTTGAACCTGTGGCAGATACTTATGCCGAAATGGTAAAGAACACCCAAAAACCGCAGATCATCTGCATACATAAAGCACTGGGCAGTACTAAAGGTGAAGCCAAAATCTATAAGTCCACTACGTATAGCGGTATCGCGTCGCTTAACGGGCAAGGTAACGAAAGCTTCTCGCAGGTAGAAACCATCAGTGTAGATGCAGGCCTAAACATCTGTAATGAATATAAGATCGACATCATCGACCTGCTGAAAATTGACGTAGAAGGTTTTGAAATTGAAGCGTTGAGTGGCTTCGGCACAATGTTGACCGATAGGGTAAAGCTGATCTATATAGAAGTGGGTTTCGACCCTGCCGATGCTTGTAAAACGCATATGTCGGATATATTGAATTACCTGCACCCGCATGGCTTTATCGTCTCCGGTATTTACGATTCCTATCGCTTAGGCAAGGGAAAACTCAAACTAAACCATGCTGATCTGTTGCTTGTAAACACCAATCTGATTGAAGTATAA
- a CDS encoding glycosyltransferase family 10 domain-containing protein, translating into MKKKIRIKFQNGVNYQIIINQVLNIVLDEFEFEESDQPDFIFFGPYGNDVPAPGPYVRIGYFCENVIPDLDSCEWAFGIPREQEINNPKYKRIQWHNLNPEDLVKKNVDAEQILASKNKFCNFLYSHRVPYREEFFRQLSKYKKIDAPGKSMNNMPSIDSRPGEDLWTSKHHFLSPYKFTIAFENYVYPGYQTEKLYDAMLCQSIPIYCGDPFIGDIFNTKSFVNTPDYTDVNNTTLVRWLERNSQCNFEDIRPAFYRSPQNRVQRKLKAIGRELKMKQQFNKLDFSSLIERIIDLDTSPEKYIAMLQQPWFNDNKVPQGISLRERWIEIFSGGKA; encoded by the coding sequence ATGAAGAAAAAGATCCGCATCAAATTTCAAAACGGGGTTAATTACCAGATCATCATTAACCAGGTGCTGAACATTGTGCTGGACGAATTTGAGTTTGAAGAAAGCGATCAACCCGATTTCATTTTTTTCGGCCCCTACGGCAACGATGTTCCTGCCCCCGGCCCATATGTGCGTATCGGTTATTTTTGCGAGAATGTGATACCCGACCTTGATAGTTGTGAATGGGCCTTTGGCATCCCGCGTGAGCAGGAAATAAACAACCCTAAGTACAAACGGATACAATGGCATAACCTAAACCCGGAAGATCTGGTTAAAAAGAATGTGGATGCTGAGCAAATCCTGGCATCGAAGAATAAGTTTTGCAACTTCCTGTATTCGCACCGGGTGCCCTACCGCGAGGAGTTTTTCCGGCAATTATCTAAATACAAAAAAATAGACGCGCCGGGCAAAAGCATGAACAATATGCCATCGATAGATAGCCGCCCGGGCGAAGACCTGTGGACAAGCAAACACCACTTCCTGTCGCCTTATAAATTTACTATCGCTTTTGAAAACTATGTTTACCCGGGTTATCAAACCGAAAAGCTGTACGATGCCATGCTTTGCCAAAGTATCCCCATCTACTGCGGCGACCCGTTCATAGGCGATATCTTCAATACAAAAAGTTTTGTAAACACCCCCGACTATACCGACGTAAACAACACAACGCTGGTGCGCTGGTTGGAGAGAAACTCGCAATGTAATTTTGAAGATATCAGGCCCGCATTTTATAGATCGCCCCAAAACAGGGTACAGCGCAAACTGAAAGCAATTGGCAGGGAGTTAAAGATGAAGCAACAGTTCAACAAGCTTGATTTCAGTTCACTAATTGAACGGATCATCGACCTGGATACGAGTCCGGAAAAATACATAGCCATGTTGCAGCAGCCCTGGTTTAATGATAATAAGGTACCGCAAGGTATTTCGTTAAGGGAAAGATGGATAGAGATATTTTCGGGAGGGAAAGCCTGA